The Plasmodium vivax chromosome 13, whole genome shotgun sequence nucleotide sequence ACCAACTGGGTACACGTACATATGGGCGTATGCATACTTATATTATAGTCATTTTACGCTAtccgaaaaggaaaaaaaaaaaaaaaacaaggcGTGGTGCAATGCGTACGTTTTTACGTACagcatgtacgtacatacgtacatatgtatgtatgtatactACTGTACGCGTTTATTTGTGCTTCCCGCATTGTACGCTTTGAACGAAAAAGGCGCGCTTGCGGCCGTGCATGTAGCGCGGCGGCTATGAAGTACCAGCATGTGGAGATACGAAGtaggaaaaaaggcaagtATCAAAATATGCAAGTAGCAAAAAAGGCGAGTAGCAAAAAAGGTGAGTAGCAAAAAAGGCGAGTAGCAAAAAAGGCGAGTAGCAAAAAAGGCGAGTAGCAAAAAAGGCGAGTAGCAAAAAAGGCGAGTAGCAAAAAAGGCGAGTAGCAAAATATGCAAGTGCCAAAAAATGCAAGCATCAATATACAAACTGCGGCATGCATCATGCAGCATGGCGTATGCAAAAGCCCCCATAACATGGCAGCATTCGCGCGCTcgcgtacgtacgtacgtttATGCGCCTGCGCTTGTGTACCCATGCATTCGCATATCTCATGCCCTTCTTTTACTCGCCCGCCTGGCGCAAACCCTTTGCACGCCCCCCCAGCTGTAGtacacgtacgtacgtacatacaatATGCTGGGCTATATACGCATAGCATACACGTATGTAGCATACATGCGCACGCTCATACATGCATAGCAACGGAGTGCACGTCGAAGGGCCAGCACTCCAAGTGAGATGAAAAACGCTCGGCAAATGCATGCCCAACTGCAAAATTTGCATTCGCTTTGGCGAACGCACGAAAGGCAGCCAATTTAGGGAAAATTAAACGAAGCGGTAAAGGAAGGTACAACGAAGCGGTAAAGGAAGGTACAACGAAGCTGCAAACGAAGCTGCAAACGAAGCGGCAAACGAAGTGGTTTCGCCCATCCAGAGAATTTTTACagcccccattttgcatttcgaTTAAGAAGGCAATTTGCAGCCCCTCCACATGCGTTTTAAATGCCCTTCTCGCAAAGGCAAACTTGCTAGAAAAAAACGTACGTTATGTGAAGCAACCAAAAGGTACAGCAGAACGGTGGGgattgaggaaaaaaaaaaaaaaaaaaaaagaaagaaagaaagaatatAAGAAAGAGAGGATAACGATCATGGCAGTAGAAAGAGAAAGGATAACGAATGGGTAAAATAgttcaaaagggaaacattAAGTGTGATAAGCAGGCCAACTAGGAACCTGTAAAAGATGCGAACAGGGGAGGCGCGCGGGAAGAGTACTGCAGGGAGGCTTTCCACATGTGCTGTAAATTTAcataaggtaaaaatggccGCTTGGGTTATTTCACAAGTACAGTTAAATgtgcgaaaaggaaaaaaaattacataagggaaaaaaacaccaaaGGTTACGTACattatgtatgcatgtatttaTGTTGGTATAGGTGTCACCCACCCTTTTTACATACCGCTTTCCAAATCTgttcttttgaaaaatccTTGTCGGGGGGTACACAACGTAGATCTGTGAACTCACGGGGGGTCTTCTTTCCCCGCATGTGCAGTTACACTtatggttcattttttacgcccCACTAAAAGGGTTtcatcaattttgcaaaattgccGTAATGGGGGAATCACTTCGGGGCACATtcaaagggaaagaaataaaaaaagaaagcgcaaAAGTTGCACTAGTCGGTGTGTACATAAACGAGTATGCTTCGCCTGTTATTCTTTTTACTCATTTATGCTGGCACATGTTTATACCTACACATGCGTGTGTATTTACACGCTGATTCGCAGATGTACAATTATCGACTGGTGAGGAGCGGTGGGGACGCTTCTGAGGTGCTAAGCTGGCGCGCACGTTTTTCGCGGCGGCCAAAGTGGAATTCGTCCCGTTTGTAAGTCACGCGTGTTGGTTAATGTTCCATTGCTTCCACTGCGGTTACTATTCTCTCGtcattacattatattacattacaCTATATTGTATTGTattacttttcttttttctttttgctgtTCCCGTCATGCGCATGGCCCGCTGAACGAACACATGTGGGCGTACCTCCCGTGCAACGGACTGGCACAACATTCAGGCGATATGCATATCCGATGAGTGGAAaacaaattgtaaaaaaaaaaaaaaaaaaaaagggggaagaaaaaaggaagtaaacCTTTGCAGAGCACGCAACTGAGGCAGTCATTGCTCCTTGCTAGTGTACAAAAAAGGTACATTAATGTACAGATATTTTTTCACACATGGGGAAGCTTTTCCCCGCGGCGTTGCTTCCACCCATTAGGGGTCTTCAAATGTGCGGGCAAATAACACCAGTGTGAGAAGCGAGTGTGTTACGAAGCGATCACGAAAAAACgtgccaaacgggggaaaaggCGCAACATGCCCATTATATTATCCCCGCGTGATGGGGTACTTATAGGTCATTTAAAGCTATATATATGCGATGCAGACAGGCGGCACATACGCATCGTGGCAACGAATCAGCTCTACCCGTGACGtcagctcctcctttttttttccctccaaaTTAAGACTCATCCGTGTAACCAGATAGGAAAACTTTCAAAAATTCGTAGccatatttctttattttatcttcccCAAATCCTGTGagattcaaattttttatgtcgTCGATCGAGTTGGGGCGATGCAAAAGGAGCAGTTTTAAATTCTTTGTGCTGATTACTTTTTCCGGATCTGCAATATTATTCCATTTTGACAAATTAACTCTGCATtgtagtaaattttttagcaaGCTGCCATCTTTGCTATTAGTAGGTGTTCGTGATGGGGTCTCCACCTTTGTCTCGCTTGCTCGCTTAACGGAATTGCTTTCGTAGGGGGTTGCCGATGCGCTGCTTACTGTGTGCGCTTCGCCCGAAGTGGATACGTTCTTATAACTGGGCGGGTCGTCCCGGCTGAGACGGCAGTAATTATTCCGTACGCTGCTACCTCTCACGGGGTTATCCTCATATGGCTGATCAGGAGGATGCTTATACGTGTTGCCATGTGCCCTGTACAGGTAATTCACGCCGCTCTCATTATTAGCCTGTTTGTCGTAGTTGGGACCGTCCTGCTGGTACACAGTGGTATGAGGATGAGGCTGATCAAACAGGCTTCCCTCCACCGAAACGTTGTTATGCAAAGCATCCTTCGGCACTCTGCTGAATTGGTGGTAGGTGTACTCCTCCTTGTTGACCTTCTTATTGGTCATTTGGTTTGCCCCCCTATCGGCGTTATAGCCTAGGTGCTTCTCCTCTGCATCGCCATGATGGTCCAACGTGTCCGTCAATTTTAGCAACTCGTTGAGACTTAGGTATGAATTGGGCGGACAGGCGTACCGAACCTTCCtgtcatttaaataatttcgaATGTTCACATTATTTGACGCGCTGTAGTACTTGTATGGGATGTTGTTGTCCTCTAGCGATTTTATCTGCTCATGCAGGTTATTTATTacttttcccttcttcattttgtgaagGGGTGTGGGAGCGGGGCCAGCGCGGCGGGGCTAGCAGAGCGAGGCTAGCGGAGCGTCTCGCACATCAGCCGAAGTGATAACCCCCCCAAATAGCCCCTCCCcgtgcacacaaaatggctacgaaaaaaggggacaacgGAACAGCGGCTAACTCGCAATTTTTCTGCCGCATTGTGCAAAGGGAAGGGGGACAAACCGGCGGATAGGCCTCTACCCAGTTGCACTTCacaagggaggaaaaaaaaaaaaaaactccaaaaTGGGCAAGCTTACCAAACGGGCGGCATAAATCACCCAATGTGTACAAACATTTTGCAGACCATGCGAAGATTTTCACCCTTAGTGACAGCGCGGActgcccattttttatgaattgcAATGCACACCTTTTTATTATCCTTCCATAAGGAGGggcacaaatgggtaaaaaaaaaaaaaaaaatccctttccattttataCTTCCAAAAAATACGCTCTCCGTCCGCCAGGAGTTTCAAAAATGGactgtaattttttaacgtgTGAAAATAGGggctatcatttttttatatatggcCCATATGTGCGAATGTGCGTGTTGCAAAGGTTTGGAGAGCAATGGCAGAGGTAGATGCAACGCGATTCAACTCAGCTAAATCGTTGCAGTTCTTTTCTGTTTTGTGGGGATCCCCCCCCCATTTCAGCCACAATAGTGCCTTTTTACATCACATAATGAATGAACTTTTTTGAGCCCTGCCTCATCGGACACACCCCAACCACCCATGAGGGATAAAAAGGTATGCAACATTCTTGTTCGTCTCTACGAACTGGTAAACTCATTTACTTGTGCTATATCGTTAGCGAGGTCCGTACACAGATGGGCtaattttccttcttttttttttttagccctCTTTACAGTAGTAGCCGTTGCTGCGCTTCATAACTGGCTAAAGGGGTTCTAATAACGCGGCTTTTATAACGTTTagagtggaaaaaaggagtaggGGCAAACTGATGCACAGGTAGGCAGACACACGTGTGGGAGGAAGCACATGTGGGAAGAAGCACATGTGGGAAGAAGCACATGTGGTTAGCCGCTAAGTGGCACCGCACCTTGACAACCGCCACGCGCCACCATTTAGTAGCACGCTTTTTTGGACCGTTTCACGATAAGCTCCGCCGAGGTCCTCTTGGTGGGCGAACATTCTTCCGAAGAATCGTTACCGTACACGTAATTCTTGTTGTCTTCGTATTTCTCCTCTTGGGTGCGTCTCCCCCTATTGTCATTATAAGCCGAATATGAATAGTAATATTTATCAAATGGTTCAGATGCCTTCatgttattttctttatggGTAATCCCATTCCCTCTGCTGTCATATGTGTAATTACTAGCATAGGCATTGTAATTGTCGCACTCGTTATGGGTTCCCCCGTCCTGATAATCATAATAGTTGCGCGATTCTTCACCCATGTAGCGGCCGTCCATATACGTTTCATTTTTAGAATAGTCccttttataatattcctcatttttgcggCTTCCTGTGCCTGTGGCGCTTCGCTTCATTTGGGCAGTTGAATacatttcgcctttttccctTATAGAGGACCCCACATCTGATGCATACCCATCGAGTGCATCTTCCCCCGCGTAAATATTAGAACCCTTATTTAGCACTCTCTCAAATGTAGGGTACGGAATTCCTTGTGCAATTTGTTTATCTGgtttataacaaaattgtggaacGTCATACGGTAAAGGGACATTGATGTAGACGTCCTTCGGAGGGCCAACTGGTGTAGGCACATAAATTGGCACCTCTATTTGTACGTCTTCAACTTCAGGCAcctcataaattttttctatcaCTTCTGTGTACGGTTTGTGAACAATATGTTCCTGTTCAATATCTATGTACTCTACTGGACCGGGTACGTGTcttattttttcgatttcccttatttttaatttgggGACAATTCTGACCTGTTCCACTGGGATGTCTACCACCTTTAGGGAATCTACAAACCTGGTTACTTCTCTCACTTCCGGAACTTCCACAATCTTTGGTGCCTTGTGAAAAACGGGAACTTCCGCGTGTCTTTGAAAATGATGTAATCTGCATCTATGTGCACTAAAAAGTGGAGACGCGCGAAGGTGCCTTTTTCTAATTACTGGGTTGGAGTGGCATAACTCGCCCATGCTGCCGGCGTAAAATGGAGACCCCATTTGTATGTTGTAACCATCGTACGGGAAACCGATTCTTCGGGGGGGGTTTGCGCACAAATCTTCGCAGTGTAATTCCATCGATGTGTTATTGGACAGTACTAGCGATTGCTCACCGGTTGGCAGCTTTTCAAAAGGGTTAGCAGGTCATGGGCAAGTGGCGTGCTATGCGTTACGAGAAATGCGTCACGAGAGATGCGTCACGAGAAATGTGTCACGCGAAATGTGTCACGCGAAATGTGTCACGCGAAATGTGTCATATGTAACGTGCCACACGTTATACGCATCTCGCGCTTTTATACCAAAATATGCACTTTCGCTACAGCTGTGCTATCTCAAAAGGGCGCGCATATGTCAACGCATGCATAAACGTTAACGCGTCTTCACAAACTGTGCGTAAATGGCGGAAGGggggagtttttttcttaaaggCTGCTCTTCTATCTGTGCAGTATTTTTCTGCatgacaaaaaattgaaaaagaaagaacaacaaaaaaaaaaaaaaaaaaaaatgcaggtAAGAGGATGCTCACGTTAAAGAGTGTGATAAATGCAGGTACTGCATAATACCATTTTAAGCGTATGATGCAAATAAGAGTGTTTCTTATCTGTATCGAATGAGGCAAAAAGCATGGGGggggtggcaaaaaaaaaaaagacaacgTTTTGGGAATTTTTCCTTAAAGCGTGGCTGTGTGGGGAATTTCTTTTCTCAACAATtaggcaaaaataaagaacatgatgaagcaggaaaaaaaaaaaaggcggttAAAACAAAGACGTAAAAAAGTGGAAGTAAAAACGAGGCAAACGCAAAGGGGTGATCATAAGGAAAATTTTGACTGTCCTTAATTTTTCGTGTGTAAGGAATGGTGTTTTCGTACCACTTTTACGCAAACGTGTAGGTATATTTATCTGTGCACGTTTTACCTGAACTgttaagaatttttttttttttttcttttcttataAGAGTTGCCAAAAAGGTTAGCACTGGGTGAGTTTATGCAACGctttatgcaattttttttttttttttaataaaaattatgaacaggcaATAACATgtatgatgaaaaaaaaaaaaaaaatagctatcTGCAAGCTAAGATAGCTAAAgtagataaaatattttaatcacATTTCATTTGGCAGATTAGCTCTAAATTGGCTCCAAGTTCTGCCTGCTGTGGTGGGAAAAAAGCGCAAGGAACGAAtttgttcttcaaaaaggagaTCAGGTTTGTGCaagtttttctctttttttgcttttctcgCCACGAATAGATCTCTTTTTACGCGCTGCAGAAATgattcatttttcacttgtCAAGAGatagggggagaagggggcAATCATactcaaaatgggaaaacgtGTCTCACGTCTTTTGAgcggaaaaacgaaaagacaTTTCTTGGGGTTATATTACGAAAAGGTACTTGCGCGTGTAAGGCAAATTTCGAACGTTTTAAATATATCTCCCGAAGGAGTCTATGTGCCGGGGATGGGCACCTCTCCTGGAACTTTCCAGAGTTTTATTCATGAGAGAGGCACGTTTACATTCGAACATTTGGAAATAATTCCATGTGAGAACGACAAAATTTCGTCACCTGACTTTCAATTTGTCCTTTTCCCCCGCCAAGCGTGCAAAATTATCcggttattttaaaaattgtcctGCAAAACGAATTGTGGTTCATTTCCCAGGGTTGAtacgttatattttttttttttagcatccCATGCATAAGTGTGTGCACCCCCTTGTGGTGGACATACACGCAATTAGTCACAGTTGTGTAatttgcacatgtgcgtgcaagtttgttccccttttcagcAACTTTctgttttcgttttttcaacATTGTGCTAATTGCAGTTGCaaattttgcttaattttgcCTAATTTTGCCGCCTTAAAGCGGTCCGCAAAGATGGCGCATGTGTTATAAACGGGGGATAAGTACGACAAGTCTTACGTTACATAAAAAGGAGGTTTCTCTCAAAGGggtaaaattgaaaaaaaaaaaataattacatagtCAAATTATACacagttttgcatttttcctatttccttttaattaACATCTACACGGTCTCTTAACGTAACacgtaataaataaaaacttttGTGTTCGTTTTCACCTTTCGATGGTGAGAAAATTTGGCGTggatggaaaaggaaatacaAACTTGCGTCCCTCGAAATATGTACCTTCTTCCAAAAGGCCTGATTTTGTTTCACAATTTGTGCTGAGATAGGAGAGCGGCAAAAACAGGGAccccaaaaaaatagcatatgACTTATGCGTTTAGTTAGCCTTTTCAAAACACACGTGAAAAATGGTGAAGTTAGAAAAATAAGTGCACATGATGGGGAggcttttctttcctttttcctttttttttctttttttttttcattttttcatcacaCTATTGACCCCTCCAAGCATTTCCCGAACGTGTGATGcgaagttcttttttttcttcctctcagTTGAGTGATACATTCGACACGACGAATAAGCATAATTAGTGGCCCCCCTTCTGTTAACAATTTTGGTAAACTTTTCTCTCACTCGCGAATGAACGTATGTACACGCAAGTAAGCCTTGTACATGTATGTTCATACCTTCGTGCAATTCGAGCAAACCTCCCCCCTGGTGAGTACATTTTTGGCCGTAATTATACACAGAGCCGCTCACCCTTTGCAACGGCATTTTCGATGAgaatttcacaaaatggaaactAAGAACACCACGCAAGCATCCAAGCTGGGTGAACAGAATGAGGCTAAGTCAACGTACgaacaaattgaaaaggatAGAGTCCAACTGGTCTCCAAGATAGAAGAGTTATATCAGGATGTCGTCGAGCACAAGTACGATAAGCATGTTTTGCAATAGTGTAAATTTGCACCATAATGTGGCACTAATGCGggcatttcctttttccctttttatccttttatttttttattttattttattttttccccccttttgcgtaaCAACTGTAAAGACTCGTACTGGAGGCCTTGGAGAATGTCCCCGCTGACAGACGGTGCTACAGAATGGTTGGAGAAATACTGGTCGAAAGAACTGTTGGTGAGATTAAACCAGCTTTGGTAGACCATAAAAACAAGGTACAAGCAGTTTTACACGAAGATGTTCCACAGCGTGTGTTTTTATCTTCATCCCCAAATAAAACCGTTACGacgttttttccatttttgtccGTTTGGATGTGGAGCAAAGTTTACGAGTTGGCTCAGCCATACGCGTGCGTGAGAGACGCTACTTCTTTGCCACTTCTCTGCCACTTCTTTGCCACTTCTCTGCCACTTCTTTGCCACTTCTCTGCCACTTCTTTGCCACTTCTCTGCCACTTCTTTGCCACTTCTTTGCCACTTCTTTACCACTTTTACACCGCTTCCTCAACACCTTCGCAGGTGGAGCAAATCATAGCCGAGTGCCAGAAGAAGTTGGACGAGAAGAACTCTGAACTTAcaaaatttgtgaaaaagtaatttttcttgtgtccttttttttactacattTTGTGGTTGCCCTTTCATGTTGTTACCCCCAGCCACCTTGGTGTAAATAACTTATCATGTTTGCACCTCTTTGAAAAAAACTCCCTTTCGCAGCGCGAAAACGCCCATATCGCCAACCGACCTTGCTTCGAAGAAGCCTCAAGATAGCAGCGGCAGTTTTAGCGACAAGGACAAGAAGGCGGAAGGGATTATGTTTTAACAGCCCCAAGAAGTTGCCCTCTACATGTGTACCATAAgtttattccccttttttttcagcaatttttttttatttgtttagtAACCTGCCAAACTGACACCATGTGAgggtttcattttttattagtgtgtacgtacatgtgtatatgtccATGCGTGCTTCCACGTATGTGTGCATTTGTTTTGATAAGTTGCTTATTCGCTCTGTGTAGGATAGTTTTTTTCAACTTGTAGGATAGCTTTTTTCAACTTGTAGGATAGCTTTTTTCACCCTGCGTaggatttcttttttttttttaacgtggCGAACCCAGTTTTTTCCAATTAACACACCATGTGTGCAAACGCATGGGATGGCAACGTGCggaaaattacaaacagATCGTACGCTGGGGAGCCGTGCAAACAAAGACGCATGTacgatttaaaaattttcacaaagtgtggtacaaaaaaaaaaaaaaaaaaatggcactttCGCCGATGCGCATGTATTATTCCCCTGCGTGTGCGTCTCCAATTCATTGCGGCTTTATTATCGGAAATGgtaacacatttttgatCGAACTCGAATTTGTCAGCAGCATGCACAGGCGATCTATGCCTATTCCCAGGCCTCCCGTTGGGGGCAAGCCGTGCGCCAGGGCGGTAACATAATCGTAATCGATTTCGTGACTGTCATTTTGCACATGTTGAATTTTTGAGCTAATTTGTTCGCTTCCTTTGGGGGATTCCTCACCAGAGGGAGCACTCACTTGGTTTGGATAACCGCGGTAAGCACCCGAATGAACATCATCCGTAGGAGCAAACCTATCTGAGCAACAAACATTGCAATgttcaacatttttattctttaagGCACATTGCGAAATGAACTTCCTTTCCTGCATGAGAGAGTTGGCCTCCTCCGAGTAGCCATTCGCTATTTCCATCTTGCCTATGTACGTTTCAAACCGTTCAGAGagcctttcattttttcttaacgTCTTGGCCAGGGGGGAAGTATCTGCAGGGAGGTGATATATATGAATGGGGTGGTTCTCTAAAAAGGGTTCCACCTTTCGTTTGAAAACTTC carries:
- a CDS encoding hypothetical protein, conserved (encoded by transcript PVX_085595A) encodes the protein MKKGKVINNLHEQIKSLEDNNIPYKYYSASNNVNIRNYLNDRKVRYACPPNSYLSLNELLKLTDTLDHHGDAEEKHLGYNADRGANQMTNKKVNKEEYTYHQFSRVPKDALHNNVSVEGSLFDQPHPHTTVYQQDGPNYDKQANNESGVNYLYRAHGNTYKHPPDQPYEDNPVRGSSVRNNYCRLSRDDPPSYKNVSTSGEAHTVSSASATPYESNSVKRASETKVETPSRTPTNSKDGSLLKNLLQCRVNLSKWNNIADPEKVISTKNLKLLLLHRPNSIDDIKNLNLTGFGEDKIKKYGYEFLKVFLSGYTDES
- a CDS encoding hypothetical protein, conserved (encoded by transcript PVX_085600A), with the translated sequence MGELCHSNPVIRKRHLRASPLFSAHRCRLHHFQRHAEVPVFHKAPKIVEVPEVREVTRFVDSLKVVDIPVEQVRIVPKLKIREIEKIRHVPGPVEYIDIEQEHIVHKPYTEVIEKIYEVPEVEDVQIEVPIYVPTPVGPPKDVYINVPLPYDVPQFCYKPDKQIAQGIPYPTFERVLNKGSNIYAGEDALDGYASDVGSSIREKGEMYSTAQMKRSATGTGSRKNEEYYKRDYSKNETYMDGRYMGEESRNYYDYQDGGTHNECDNYNAYASNYTYDSRGNGITHKENNMKASEPFDKYYYSYSAYNDNRGRRTQEEKYEDNKNYVYGNDSSEECSPTKRTSAELIVKRSKKACY
- a CDS encoding prefoldin subunit 2, putative (encoded by transcript PVX_085605A) produces the protein METKNTTQASKLGEQNEAKSTYEQIEKDRVQLVSKIEELYQDVVEHKLVLEALENVPADRRCYRMVGEILVERTVGEIKPALVDHKNKVEQIIAECQKKLDEKNSELTKFVKK